In Aedes albopictus strain Foshan chromosome 3, AalbF5, whole genome shotgun sequence, the following are encoded in one genomic region:
- the LOC134289855 gene encoding uncharacterized protein LOC134289855 yields MTYFYSVLQIDSDFEQLFGKCEKLFNDWEQFSEKFLKYVRSAEIKDDRSLQLLRHLQEAPVCQAGRELIVSYVFQALIKPTRRAGGKLPTILEAQFEVCCLCQTNDEYLEDLQALRRDCEAAKIQLTPRIYAVGCLENIDSLYVVTGKFEYKLPSFLRCLDVIIKLKHVLDYHFSDSCEAYWCFLTRFFYGIDYRRKSKNSQLLQLIKYLESQCEEDQ; encoded by the exons ATGACATATTTTTATTCTGTTTTGCAGATTGATTCGGATTTTGAACAGCTTTTCGGTAAAtgtgaaaaactgtttaacgattgggAGCAgttttcggagaagtttctaaagtACGTCCGAAGTGCCGAAATCAAAGACGATCGGTCTCTGCAACTCCTGAGACATTTGCAAGAAGCACCTGTTTGCCAGG CCGGTCGTGAATTGATTGTTTCTTACGTGTTCCAAGCGCTTATCAAACCAACGCGACGAGCTGGCGGAAAGCTTCCCACGATATTGGAGGCACAATTCGAAGTGTGTTGCCTTTGCCAAACCAACGACGAGTATCTTGAAGATCTCCAAGCATTGCGTCGAGACTGTGAAGCTGCAAAGATTCAGTTGACACCACGTATTTATGCTGTAGGCTGCCTCGAGAACATTGATTCACTGTATGTCGTGACCGGGAAGTTTGAATACAAACTGCCATCGTTCCTGCGATGTCTGGACGTTATAATCAAATTGAAGCACGTTCTCGATTATCATTTCTCCGATAGTTGCGAAGCCTACTGGTGCTTTTTAACCAGGTTCTTTTACGGCATTGACTACCGACGAAAATCCAAGAACAGCCAACTCCTCCAATTGATCAAATACCTGGAATCCCAGTGTGAAGAAGACCAGTAA
- the LOC134289856 gene encoding uncharacterized protein LOC134289856, whose product MNIVNFTQRNSMLDSAPFCKRVLFKFRRVCLYFKFYFREISEFRMSLLEKVEKINVIVDAALDDPEIIEEENHNPELEKLICEWNLSPAIYAILVQHGFTVEYLEKMDEKSLDDVFSVTKWTGHKFALRQKLVLWPKSVMCQSASTSSVSQSAPAAAPVVLEPTTVKLHTNPFKHRLLPTSVTSELLRDILSRNEKGKIVVKYFETHQSLNVTHRKYLAHTVVDYYIANDLYFPLPDMAKFAQLIAERFSNEFAETYYNPRDIKAEKKHPSGLIYDRFHNRNKKALIKPKSSTDKENIFRGAKSTALNLSEEGN is encoded by the exons ATGAACATAGTAAATTTCACTCAGCGCAACTCGATGCTTGACAGCGCGCCATTTTGTAAACGAGTTCTCTTCAAATTCAGACGCGTGTGCCTTTATTTCAAGTTTTATTTTCGTGAAATCAGTGAATTTAGAATGAGTCTTTTGGAGAAAGTAGAAAAAATTAACGTAATAGTGGATGCCGCACTGGATGACCCGGAAATCATTGAAG agGAGAACCATAATCCGGAGCTTGAAAAGCTGATTTGCGAATGGAATTTAAGTCCCGCTATTTATGCGATTCTCGTTC AACACGGATTTACAGTCGAATATCTCGAGAAAATGGATGAAAAGTCATTGGATGACGTCTTTTCGGTGACCAAATGGACGGGACATAAATTTGCGCTGCGGCAGAAGTTGGTCTTGTGGCCGAAAAGTGTCATGTGTCAATCGGCAAGCACATCGAGCGTATCTCAAAGCGCCCCAGCAGCTGCACCAGTCGTTCTTGAACCAACAACAGTAAAACTCCACACAAATCCCTTCAAGCATCGCCTGCTGCCAACTTCCGTGACGTCCGAACTGCTGCGCGACATTCTGAGTCGTAACGAAAAGGGGAAAATCGTCGTCAAATATTTCGAAACGCATCAGAGTCTTAACGTCACTCATCGGAAATATCTGGCGCACACGGTCGTTGACTATTATATCGCCAACGATCTTTACTTTCCACTCCCTGACATGGCAAAGTTTGCTCAGTTGATCGCTGAACGTTTCTCAAATGAATTCGCT GAGACCTACTACAACCCAAGAGACATCAAGGCTGAAAAAAAGCATCCCTCCGGTTTGATTTACGATCGGTTCCACAACCGAAACAAAAAAGCGTTGATCAAACCAAAATCTTCCACGGACAAGGAAAACATCTTTCGTGGGGCCAAATCGACTGCACTAAACCTATCTGAAGAAGGTAATTAA